The following are from one region of the Arachis duranensis cultivar V14167 chromosome 10, aradu.V14167.gnm2.J7QH, whole genome shotgun sequence genome:
- the LOC107468451 gene encoding receptor-like serine/threonine-protein kinase SD1-8 isoform X6 yields MRIFFTHLNYFIILVISCFFFFITPSTSLDTLTGTQILTTNQTLLSKNQTFALGFFRGSNTNYYLGIWYNNINPQTIVWVANRDNPVDNSTGYLKIGDNGNFVLLNSSGNPAWSSNQTSAKNPVLQLLDTGNLVLKDSSDKTNNNYLWQSFDYPTDTVLPGMKIGWNLDTGTEKHLTSWKVTGEDPSSGDFTIKLDYHGLPEAFLRKNQTIIFRTGPWNGEGYSGIPAMKDNIDGLKFNFTYDEHSVLYSFSITEPSLLPRIILTSDTDGEFQRYMWIQGSWNKFWYQPADQCDYYRQCGPYGVCDENASPICKCMQGFRPKNQEAWNLRDGSDGCVRNTALNCSTDKFLHLEHTKLPETSSVFMNKSMTLDECGSLCKRNCSCTAYANIDIRNGGSGCVMWLGQLVDMRVYSTDGQDLYVRLAAADIGSTSSNKNHRVVQAVGITLSALVLVLGLVAICYLMKKSKQRSRAAIPGFVRRSHDWIMNEVVFSRKHLRDERNMDDLELPMFDFDTLTMATNNFSQDNKLGEGGFGRVYRGRLIEGQEIAVKRLSKKSGQGNEEFKNEVKLIVKLQHQNLVRLLGCCIEKDEKMLVYEYLENRGLDSILFDKSKRPLLDWERRFNIIYGIAKGLLYLHQDSRYRIIHRDLKTSNILLDNEMNPKISDFGIARIFDKNQMQAKTLRIVGTYGYMSPEYAMDGNFSIKSDVFSFGVMVLEIITGKKNREFYSDNNELNLLGNVWRHWHEGTALTLIDPSIGNSYAESKVMRCIHISLLCVQERAEDRPTMSSVILMLSSEAPSMPKPKIPGFSARTNYPDIDSSSNKQNDIWSVNQITITMLDAR; encoded by the exons ATGAGAATCTTCTTCACTCACCTTAACTACTTCATCATCCTTGTTattagctgcttcttcttctttatcacTCCATCAACCTCTTTGGATACTTTAACCGGAACTCAAATCCTCACAACCAACCAAACCTTGTTGTCAAAAAACCAAACCTTCGCTCTAGGCTTCTTCAGAGGTTCCAACACCAACTATTACCTCGGAATATGGTATAACAACATCAATCCTCAAACTATAGTTTGGGTTGCAAACAGAGACAACCCCGTTGACAACTCTACCGGCTATCTCAAGATCGGAGACAACGGAAACTTTGTCCTCCTCAATTCATCCGGGAACCCTGCATGGTCCTCCAACCAAACCAGCGCCAAGAATCCTGTTCTCCAGCTCCTCGATACCGGTAACCTTGTTCTCAAAGATTCATCAGACAAGACCAACAATAACTACTTATGGCAGAGCTTTGATTACCCAACGGATACCGTGTTACCGGGGATGAAGATCGGTTGGAACTTGGACACAGGAACGGAGAAGCATTTAACATCATGGAAGGTTACAGGTGAAGACCCTTCAAGCGGTGACTTCACTATTAAGTTAGATTACCATGGTTTACCTGAGGCTTTCCTCAGGAAAAACCAAACTATAATATTCCGAACTGGTCCTTGGAATGGTGAGGGATACAGTGGGATCCCGGCGATGAAAGACAACATCGACGGTCTCAAGTTTAATTTCACTTATGATGAGCACAGTGTGTTGTACTCTTTTTCCATTACAGAACCTTCCTTGTTGCCGAGGATAATTCTGACATCTGATACTGATGGCGAGTTTCAACGCTACATGTGGATACAAGGAAGTTGGAACAAGTTCTGGTATCAACCAGCGGATCAATGCGATTACTATAGACAGTGTGGTCCGTATGGAGTGTGTGACGAGAATGCTTCACCGATTTGCAAGTGTATGCAGGGGTTCAGGCctaagaaccaagaagcttggAACTTGAGAGATGGATCTGATGGGTGTGTGAGGAACACGGCTTTGAATTGTTCCACTGACAAGTTCTTGCATCTTGAGCACACGAAGCTTCCAGAGACAAGCAGCGTGTTTATGAATAAGAGTATGACACTTGATGAATGTGGGAGTTTGTGTAAGAGGAATTGTTCATGCACTGCATATGCAAACATCGATATCAGAAATGGAGGAAGTGGCTGTGTTATGTGGCTTGGTCAACTCGTTGACATGAGAGTCTACAGTACGGATGGCCAAGATCTCTATGTCAGATTAGCAGCTGCTGATATAG GATCTACTAGCTCCAACAAGAATCATAGAGTAGTACAGGCTGTTGGCATCACACTTAGCGCACTTGTTTTAGTTTTGGGATTGGTTGCTATTTGTTACCTAATGAAGAAGAGTAAACAAAGATCTAGAG CCGCTATTCCAGGTTTTGTCCGCAGAAGTCATGATTGGATAATGAATGAGGTGGTGTTTTCTAGAAAACACTTACGTGATGAAAGGAACATGGATGATCTGGAATTGCCAATGTTTGATTTCGATACCTTAACAATGGCTACAAACAATTTCTCTCAAGATAATAAACTTGGAGAAGGAGGCTTCGGTAGAGTTTATAGA GGAAGATTGATTGAAGGCCAAGAAATTGCTGTGAAGAGATTATCAAAGAAATCTGGACAAGGAAATGAAGAGTTCAAGAATGAAGTCAAGTTAATTGTCAAGCTGCAACACCAAAATCTTGTTCGGTTGCTTGGTTGCTGCATTGAGAAGGATGAGAAGATGTTGGTGTATGAGTATTTGGAAAATAGAGGCCTTGATTCCATTTTATTTG ACAAATCGAAAAGACCCTTGCTTGATTGGGAAAGACGTTTCAATATTATCTATGGGATAGCTAAAGGGCTTCTTTATTTGCATCAAGATTCGAGATATCGAATTATTCATAGAGATCTCAAGACAAGTAACAtattattagataatgaaatgaatccaaaaatatcAGACTTTGGAATCGCTAGAATTTTTGACAAAAATCAAATGCAAGCAAAAACATTAAGAATTGTTGGAACATA TGGTTATATGTCTCCTGAATATGCTATGGACGGAAACTTCTCAATAAAATCTGATGTTTTTAGCTTTGGAGTTATGGTATTGGAGATTATAACTGGAAAAAAGAATAGAGAGTTTTACAGTGATAACAATGAATTGAATCTTCTAGGAAAT GTATGGAGGCATTGGCATGAAGGAACTGCACTGACACTAATTGATCCATCCATTGGCAATTCATACGCAGAATCTAAAGTTATGAGATGCATACATATTAGTCTCTTATGTGTACAAGAACGTGCAGAAGATAGACCAACAATGTCTTCAGTGATCTTAATGTTGAGTAGTGAAGCTCCATCAATGCCAAAACCTAAAATTCCTGGATTTTCCGCAAGGACAAATTATCCAGACATTGATTCATCTTCAAACAAGCAAAATGATATCTGGAGTGTGAATCAAATCACAATCACAATGTTAGATGCTAGGTAG
- the LOC107468451 gene encoding receptor-like serine/threonine-protein kinase SD1-8 isoform X7, translating to MRIFFTHLNYFIILVISCFFFFITPSTSLDTLTGTQILTTNQTLLSKNQTFALGFFRGSNTNYYLGIWYNNINPQTIVWVANRDNPVDNSTGYLKIGDNGNFVLLNSSGNPAWSSNQTSAKNPVLQLLDTGNLVLKDSSDKTNNNYLWQSFDYPTDTVLPGMKIGWNLDTGTEKHLTSWKVTGEDPSSGDFTIKLDYHGLPEAFLRKNQTIIFRTGPWNGEGYSGIPAMKDNIDGLKFNFTYDEHSVLYSFSITEPSLLPRIILTSDTDGEFQRYMWIQGSWNKFWYQPADQCDYYRQCGPYGVCDENASPICKCMQGFRPKNQEAWNLRDGSDGCVRNTALNCSTDKFLHLEHTKLPETSSVFMNKSMTLDECGSLCKRNCSCTAYANIDIRNGGSGCVMWLGQLVDMRVYSTDGQDLYVRLAAADIGSTSSNKNHRAVLAIGITLIALVLVLGLVAICYLRKKRKQSSIGIVHRNHDWLMNEVVPSRRYLGDERNMDDLELPMFDFDTLMMATNNFSQDNKLGEGGFGSVYRGRLIKGQEIAVKRLSEDSGQGIEEFKNEVKLIAKLQHRNLVRLLGCCIEKDEKILVYEYMKNRSLDSILFDKSKRTLLDWERRYNIIYGIARGLLYLHQDSRFRIIHRDLKTSNILLDNEMNPKISDFGMARIFGKDQMQAKTLRIVGTYGYMSPEYAMDGNFSIKSDVFSFGVMVLEIVTGKKNREFYSENDELNLLGNVWKHWHEGTALSLLDPSIDNLYTEAEVVKCIHIGLLCVQEHAEDRPTMSSVVLMLSSEAPSMPNPKNPGFSTWKKHLEIDSSSNKQDETWSVNQVTITMLDAR from the exons ATGAGAATCTTCTTCACTCACCTTAACTACTTCATCATCCTTGTTattagctgcttcttcttctttatcacTCCATCAACCTCTTTGGATACTTTAACCGGAACTCAAATCCTCACAACCAACCAAACCTTGTTGTCAAAAAACCAAACCTTCGCTCTAGGCTTCTTCAGAGGTTCCAACACCAACTATTACCTCGGAATATGGTATAACAACATCAATCCTCAAACTATAGTTTGGGTTGCAAACAGAGACAACCCCGTTGACAACTCTACCGGCTATCTCAAGATCGGAGACAACGGAAACTTTGTCCTCCTCAATTCATCCGGGAACCCTGCATGGTCCTCCAACCAAACCAGCGCCAAGAATCCTGTTCTCCAGCTCCTCGATACCGGTAACCTTGTTCTCAAAGATTCATCAGACAAGACCAACAATAACTACTTATGGCAGAGCTTTGATTACCCAACGGATACCGTGTTACCGGGGATGAAGATCGGTTGGAACTTGGACACAGGAACGGAGAAGCATTTAACATCATGGAAGGTTACAGGTGAAGACCCTTCAAGCGGTGACTTCACTATTAAGTTAGATTACCATGGTTTACCTGAGGCTTTCCTCAGGAAAAACCAAACTATAATATTCCGAACTGGTCCTTGGAATGGTGAGGGATACAGTGGGATCCCGGCGATGAAAGACAACATCGACGGTCTCAAGTTTAATTTCACTTATGATGAGCACAGTGTGTTGTACTCTTTTTCCATTACAGAACCTTCCTTGTTGCCGAGGATAATTCTGACATCTGATACTGATGGCGAGTTTCAACGCTACATGTGGATACAAGGAAGTTGGAACAAGTTCTGGTATCAACCAGCGGATCAATGCGATTACTATAGACAGTGTGGTCCGTATGGAGTGTGTGACGAGAATGCTTCACCGATTTGCAAGTGTATGCAGGGGTTCAGGCctaagaaccaagaagcttggAACTTGAGAGATGGATCTGATGGGTGTGTGAGGAACACGGCTTTGAATTGTTCCACTGACAAGTTCTTGCATCTTGAGCACACGAAGCTTCCAGAGACAAGCAGCGTGTTTATGAATAAGAGTATGACACTTGATGAATGTGGGAGTTTGTGTAAGAGGAATTGTTCATGCACTGCATATGCAAACATCGATATCAGAAATGGAGGAAGTGGCTGTGTTATGTGGCTTGGTCAACTCGTTGACATGAGAGTCTACAGTACGGATGGCCAAGATCTCTATGTCAGATTAGCAGCTGCTGATATAG GATCTACTAGCTCCAACAAGAATCATAGAGCAGTTCTGGCTATTGGCATCACACTCATTGCACTTGTTTTAGTTTTGGGATTGGTTGCTATTTGTTACttaaggaagaagagaaaacaaAGTTCTATAG GTATTGTCCACAGAAATCATGATTGGTTAATGAATGAGGTGGTGCCTTCTAGAAGATACTTGGGTGATGAAAGGAACATGGATGATCTAGAGTTGCCAATGTTTGATTTTGATACCTTAATGATGGCTACAAACAATTTCTCTCAAGATAATAAACTTGGAGAAGGAGGCTTTGGTAGTGTTTATAGG GGCAGATTGATTAAAGGTCAAGAAATTGCTGTGAAGAGGTTATCAGAAGATTCTGGACAAGGAATTGAAGAGTTTAAGAATGAAGTCAAGTTAATTGCCAAGCTCCAACACCGAAATCTTGTGCGGTTGCTTGGTTGCTGCATTGAGAAGGATGAAAAAATCTTGGTGtatgagtatatgaaaaatagAAGCCTTGATTCCATTTTGTTTG ACAAATCAAAAAGAACCTTACTTGACTGGGAAAGGCGTtacaatattatatatgggatagCAAGAGGACTTCTTTATTTGCATCAAGATTCAAGATTTCGAATTATTCATAGAGATCTCAAGACAAGTAACATATTACTAGATAATGAAATGAATCCAAAGATATCAGACTTTGGAATGGCTAGAATTTTCGGCAAAGATCAAATGCAAGCAAAAACATTAAGAATTGTTGGAACATA TGGTTATATGTCTCCTGAATATGCTATGGACGGAAACTTCTCAATAAAATCCGATGTTTTTAGCTTTGGAGTTATGGTATTGGAGATTGTAACTGGGAAGAAGAATAGAGAGTTTTACAGTGAGAATGATGAATTGAATCTTTTGGGAAAT GTATGGAAGCATTGGCATGAAGGAACAGCATTGTCACTTCTTGATCCATCTATCGACAATTTATACACAGAAGCTGAAGTTGTAAAATGCATACATATTGGTCTCTTATGCGTCCAAGAACATGCAGAAGATAGGCCAACAATGTCTTCAGTGGTCTTAATGTTGAGTAGTGAAGCTCCATCAATGCCAAATCCTAAAAATCCGGGATTTTCAACATGGAAAAAACATCTAGAGATTGATTCATCGTCAAATAAACAAGATGAAACATGGAGTGTGAATCAAGTCACAATCACAATGTTAGATGCTAGGTAA
- the LOC107468451 gene encoding receptor-like serine/threonine-protein kinase SD1-8 isoform X1: MRIFFTHLNYFIILVISCFFFFITPSTSLDTLTGTQILTTNQTLLSKNQTFALGFFRGSNTNYYLGIWYNNINPQTIVWVANRDNPVDNSTGYLKIGDNGNFVLLNSSGNPAWSSNQTSAKNPVLQLLDTGNLVLKDSSDKTNNNYLWQSFDYPTDTVLPGMKIGWNLDTGTEKHLTSWKVTGEDPSSGDFTIKLDYHGLPEAFLRKNQTIIFRTGPWNGEGYSGIPAMKDNIDGLKFNFTYDEHSVLYSFSITEPSLLPRIILTSDTDGEFQRYMWIQGSWNKFWYQPADQCDYYRQCGPYGVCDENASPICKCMQGFRPKNQEAWNLRDGSDGCVRNTALNCSTDKFLHLEHTKLPETSSVFMNKSMTLDECGSLCKRNCSCTAYANIDIRNGGSGCVMWLGQLVDMRVYSTDGQDLYVRLAAADIGSTSSNKNHRVVQAVGITLSALVLVLGLVAICYLMKKSKQRSRAAIPGFVRRSHDWIMNEVVFSRKHLRDERNMDDLELPMFDFDTLTMATNNFSQDNKLGEGGFGRVYRGRLIEGQEIAVKRLSKKSGQGNEEFKNEVKLIVKLQHQNLVRLLGCCIEKDEKMLVYEYLENRGLDSILFGSIVYFNIFFFLIMIYICFTLILSLYVLIITNVADKSKRPLLDWERRFNIIYGIAKGLLYLHQDSRYRIIHRDLKTSNILLDNEMNPKISDFGIARIFDKNQMQAKTLRIVGTYGYMSPEYAMDGNFSIKSDVFSFGVMVLEIITGKKNREFYSDNNELNLLGNVWRHWHEGTALTLIDPSIGNSYAESKVMRCIHISLLCVQERAEDRPTMSSVILMLSSEAPSMPKPKIPGFSARTNYPDIDSSSNKQNDIWSVNQITITMLDAR; the protein is encoded by the exons ATGAGAATCTTCTTCACTCACCTTAACTACTTCATCATCCTTGTTattagctgcttcttcttctttatcacTCCATCAACCTCTTTGGATACTTTAACCGGAACTCAAATCCTCACAACCAACCAAACCTTGTTGTCAAAAAACCAAACCTTCGCTCTAGGCTTCTTCAGAGGTTCCAACACCAACTATTACCTCGGAATATGGTATAACAACATCAATCCTCAAACTATAGTTTGGGTTGCAAACAGAGACAACCCCGTTGACAACTCTACCGGCTATCTCAAGATCGGAGACAACGGAAACTTTGTCCTCCTCAATTCATCCGGGAACCCTGCATGGTCCTCCAACCAAACCAGCGCCAAGAATCCTGTTCTCCAGCTCCTCGATACCGGTAACCTTGTTCTCAAAGATTCATCAGACAAGACCAACAATAACTACTTATGGCAGAGCTTTGATTACCCAACGGATACCGTGTTACCGGGGATGAAGATCGGTTGGAACTTGGACACAGGAACGGAGAAGCATTTAACATCATGGAAGGTTACAGGTGAAGACCCTTCAAGCGGTGACTTCACTATTAAGTTAGATTACCATGGTTTACCTGAGGCTTTCCTCAGGAAAAACCAAACTATAATATTCCGAACTGGTCCTTGGAATGGTGAGGGATACAGTGGGATCCCGGCGATGAAAGACAACATCGACGGTCTCAAGTTTAATTTCACTTATGATGAGCACAGTGTGTTGTACTCTTTTTCCATTACAGAACCTTCCTTGTTGCCGAGGATAATTCTGACATCTGATACTGATGGCGAGTTTCAACGCTACATGTGGATACAAGGAAGTTGGAACAAGTTCTGGTATCAACCAGCGGATCAATGCGATTACTATAGACAGTGTGGTCCGTATGGAGTGTGTGACGAGAATGCTTCACCGATTTGCAAGTGTATGCAGGGGTTCAGGCctaagaaccaagaagcttggAACTTGAGAGATGGATCTGATGGGTGTGTGAGGAACACGGCTTTGAATTGTTCCACTGACAAGTTCTTGCATCTTGAGCACACGAAGCTTCCAGAGACAAGCAGCGTGTTTATGAATAAGAGTATGACACTTGATGAATGTGGGAGTTTGTGTAAGAGGAATTGTTCATGCACTGCATATGCAAACATCGATATCAGAAATGGAGGAAGTGGCTGTGTTATGTGGCTTGGTCAACTCGTTGACATGAGAGTCTACAGTACGGATGGCCAAGATCTCTATGTCAGATTAGCAGCTGCTGATATAG GATCTACTAGCTCCAACAAGAATCATAGAGTAGTACAGGCTGTTGGCATCACACTTAGCGCACTTGTTTTAGTTTTGGGATTGGTTGCTATTTGTTACCTAATGAAGAAGAGTAAACAAAGATCTAGAG CCGCTATTCCAGGTTTTGTCCGCAGAAGTCATGATTGGATAATGAATGAGGTGGTGTTTTCTAGAAAACACTTACGTGATGAAAGGAACATGGATGATCTGGAATTGCCAATGTTTGATTTCGATACCTTAACAATGGCTACAAACAATTTCTCTCAAGATAATAAACTTGGAGAAGGAGGCTTCGGTAGAGTTTATAGA GGAAGATTGATTGAAGGCCAAGAAATTGCTGTGAAGAGATTATCAAAGAAATCTGGACAAGGAAATGAAGAGTTCAAGAATGAAGTCAAGTTAATTGTCAAGCTGCAACACCAAAATCTTGTTCGGTTGCTTGGTTGCTGCATTGAGAAGGATGAGAAGATGTTGGTGTATGAGTATTTGGAAAATAGAGGCCTTGATTCCATTTTATTTGGTAGTATTGTTTATttcaatattttcttctttctgaTTATGATCTATATTTGTTTTACTCTTATCCTTAGTTTATAtgtattaataataactaatgtTGCAGACAAATCGAAAAGACCCTTGCTTGATTGGGAAAGACGTTTCAATATTATCTATGGGATAGCTAAAGGGCTTCTTTATTTGCATCAAGATTCGAGATATCGAATTATTCATAGAGATCTCAAGACAAGTAACAtattattagataatgaaatgaatccaaaaatatcAGACTTTGGAATCGCTAGAATTTTTGACAAAAATCAAATGCAAGCAAAAACATTAAGAATTGTTGGAACATA TGGTTATATGTCTCCTGAATATGCTATGGACGGAAACTTCTCAATAAAATCTGATGTTTTTAGCTTTGGAGTTATGGTATTGGAGATTATAACTGGAAAAAAGAATAGAGAGTTTTACAGTGATAACAATGAATTGAATCTTCTAGGAAAT GTATGGAGGCATTGGCATGAAGGAACTGCACTGACACTAATTGATCCATCCATTGGCAATTCATACGCAGAATCTAAAGTTATGAGATGCATACATATTAGTCTCTTATGTGTACAAGAACGTGCAGAAGATAGACCAACAATGTCTTCAGTGATCTTAATGTTGAGTAGTGAAGCTCCATCAATGCCAAAACCTAAAATTCCTGGATTTTCCGCAAGGACAAATTATCCAGACATTGATTCATCTTCAAACAAGCAAAATGATATCTGGAGTGTGAATCAAATCACAATCACAATGTTAGATGCTAGGTAG
- the LOC107468451 gene encoding receptor-like serine/threonine-protein kinase SD1-8 isoform X8 — MRIFFTHLNYFIILVISCFFFFITPSTSLDTLTGTQILTTNQTLLSKNQTFALGFFRGSNTNYYLGIWYNNINPQTIVWVANRDNPVDNSTGYLKIGDNGNFVLLNSSGNPAWSSNQTSAKNPVLQLLDTGNLVLKDSSDKTNNNYLWQSFDYPTDTVLPGMKIGWNLDTGTEKHLTSWKVTGEDPSSGDFTIKLDYHGLPEAFLRKNQTIIFRTGPWNGEGYSGIPAMKDNIDGLKFNFTYDEHSVLYSFSITEPSLLPRIILTSDTDGEFQRYMWIQGSWNKFWYQPADQCDYYRQCGPYGVCDENASPICKCMQGFRPKNQEAWNLRDGSDGCVRNTALNCSTDKFLHLEHTKLPETSSVFMNKSMTLDECGSLCKRNCSCTAYANIDIRNGGSGCVMWLGQLVDMRVYSTDGQDLYVRLAAADIGSTSSNKNHRVVQAVGITLSALVLVLGLVAICYLMKKSKQRSRGFVRRSHDWIMNEVVFSRKHLRDERNMDDLELPMFDFDTLTMATNNFSQDNKLGEGGFGRVYRGRLIEGQEIAVKRLSKKSGQGNEEFKNEVKLIVKLQHQNLVRLLGCCIEKDEKMLVYEYLENRGLDSILFDKSKRPLLDWERRFNIIYGIAKGLLYLHQDSRYRIIHRDLKTSNILLDNEMNPKISDFGIARIFDKNQMQAKTLRIVGTYGYMSPEYAMDGNFSIKSDVFSFGVMVLEIITGKKNREFYSDNNELNLLGNVWRHWHEGTALTLIDPSIGNSYAESKVMRCIHISLLCVQERAEDRPTMSSVILMLSSEAPSMPKPKIPGFSARTNYPDIDSSSNKQNDIWSVNQITITMLDAR; from the exons ATGAGAATCTTCTTCACTCACCTTAACTACTTCATCATCCTTGTTattagctgcttcttcttctttatcacTCCATCAACCTCTTTGGATACTTTAACCGGAACTCAAATCCTCACAACCAACCAAACCTTGTTGTCAAAAAACCAAACCTTCGCTCTAGGCTTCTTCAGAGGTTCCAACACCAACTATTACCTCGGAATATGGTATAACAACATCAATCCTCAAACTATAGTTTGGGTTGCAAACAGAGACAACCCCGTTGACAACTCTACCGGCTATCTCAAGATCGGAGACAACGGAAACTTTGTCCTCCTCAATTCATCCGGGAACCCTGCATGGTCCTCCAACCAAACCAGCGCCAAGAATCCTGTTCTCCAGCTCCTCGATACCGGTAACCTTGTTCTCAAAGATTCATCAGACAAGACCAACAATAACTACTTATGGCAGAGCTTTGATTACCCAACGGATACCGTGTTACCGGGGATGAAGATCGGTTGGAACTTGGACACAGGAACGGAGAAGCATTTAACATCATGGAAGGTTACAGGTGAAGACCCTTCAAGCGGTGACTTCACTATTAAGTTAGATTACCATGGTTTACCTGAGGCTTTCCTCAGGAAAAACCAAACTATAATATTCCGAACTGGTCCTTGGAATGGTGAGGGATACAGTGGGATCCCGGCGATGAAAGACAACATCGACGGTCTCAAGTTTAATTTCACTTATGATGAGCACAGTGTGTTGTACTCTTTTTCCATTACAGAACCTTCCTTGTTGCCGAGGATAATTCTGACATCTGATACTGATGGCGAGTTTCAACGCTACATGTGGATACAAGGAAGTTGGAACAAGTTCTGGTATCAACCAGCGGATCAATGCGATTACTATAGACAGTGTGGTCCGTATGGAGTGTGTGACGAGAATGCTTCACCGATTTGCAAGTGTATGCAGGGGTTCAGGCctaagaaccaagaagcttggAACTTGAGAGATGGATCTGATGGGTGTGTGAGGAACACGGCTTTGAATTGTTCCACTGACAAGTTCTTGCATCTTGAGCACACGAAGCTTCCAGAGACAAGCAGCGTGTTTATGAATAAGAGTATGACACTTGATGAATGTGGGAGTTTGTGTAAGAGGAATTGTTCATGCACTGCATATGCAAACATCGATATCAGAAATGGAGGAAGTGGCTGTGTTATGTGGCTTGGTCAACTCGTTGACATGAGAGTCTACAGTACGGATGGCCAAGATCTCTATGTCAGATTAGCAGCTGCTGATATAG GATCTACTAGCTCCAACAAGAATCATAGAGTAGTACAGGCTGTTGGCATCACACTTAGCGCACTTGTTTTAGTTTTGGGATTGGTTGCTATTTGTTACCTAATGAAGAAGAGTAAACAAAGATCTAGAG GTTTTGTCCGCAGAAGTCATGATTGGATAATGAATGAGGTGGTGTTTTCTAGAAAACACTTACGTGATGAAAGGAACATGGATGATCTGGAATTGCCAATGTTTGATTTCGATACCTTAACAATGGCTACAAACAATTTCTCTCAAGATAATAAACTTGGAGAAGGAGGCTTCGGTAGAGTTTATAGA GGAAGATTGATTGAAGGCCAAGAAATTGCTGTGAAGAGATTATCAAAGAAATCTGGACAAGGAAATGAAGAGTTCAAGAATGAAGTCAAGTTAATTGTCAAGCTGCAACACCAAAATCTTGTTCGGTTGCTTGGTTGCTGCATTGAGAAGGATGAGAAGATGTTGGTGTATGAGTATTTGGAAAATAGAGGCCTTGATTCCATTTTATTTG ACAAATCGAAAAGACCCTTGCTTGATTGGGAAAGACGTTTCAATATTATCTATGGGATAGCTAAAGGGCTTCTTTATTTGCATCAAGATTCGAGATATCGAATTATTCATAGAGATCTCAAGACAAGTAACAtattattagataatgaaatgaatccaaaaatatcAGACTTTGGAATCGCTAGAATTTTTGACAAAAATCAAATGCAAGCAAAAACATTAAGAATTGTTGGAACATA TGGTTATATGTCTCCTGAATATGCTATGGACGGAAACTTCTCAATAAAATCTGATGTTTTTAGCTTTGGAGTTATGGTATTGGAGATTATAACTGGAAAAAAGAATAGAGAGTTTTACAGTGATAACAATGAATTGAATCTTCTAGGAAAT GTATGGAGGCATTGGCATGAAGGAACTGCACTGACACTAATTGATCCATCCATTGGCAATTCATACGCAGAATCTAAAGTTATGAGATGCATACATATTAGTCTCTTATGTGTACAAGAACGTGCAGAAGATAGACCAACAATGTCTTCAGTGATCTTAATGTTGAGTAGTGAAGCTCCATCAATGCCAAAACCTAAAATTCCTGGATTTTCCGCAAGGACAAATTATCCAGACATTGATTCATCTTCAAACAAGCAAAATGATATCTGGAGTGTGAATCAAATCACAATCACAATGTTAGATGCTAGGTAG